The segment TTAGTATTATTTTCGCGACTCTTTTCGCAATCATAGCAAAAGCATTCAAACAACCTCTGGTCTTAGGTTATGTAATCGCCGGTTTGATCATCGGCCCATTATTCGGACCTTTTGTGGGTGGAAAGCTGACCATCGGTTATGTTAAAAGTGAAGAGAGTATAGAACTGATCTCTGAGATCGGTTTGATTCTTTTATTGTTCATCATCGGTCTAGAGATCGATCTAAAAGAATTGGCTAGAATGGGAAAATCCATGTTTGCCCTGGGAGTTATACAATTCTTCTTAGGCGTCGCGGCGGCTTGGTTCGCATTCCGCACATTCTTCCCTCCTGCTCCCGGCAATTTTGACCTTCTCTACTTTGCGATCGCACTCTCTCTCAGCTCAACAATGATCGTGGTCAAACTTCTACATGATAAGTTCGAGATCAGTACGGTAGCAGGGCGACTTACGATAGGAGTCTTGGTCTTACAGGATATTTGGGCTATTCTCTTTATGGGAATCCAACCGGATTTGCAAGATCCTCAAATCCTGAACGTGCTCGGCTCTTTAGTCAAAGGTATTGCTCTTGTTGCTATCTCCTTCGTGATCAGCCGTTATATTCTATCCAGACTTTTCCTATTCGCAGCTTCTAAACCAGAATTGGTTTTAATCACTTCTATCGCTTGGTGTTTCTTCTTATGCGGTGTTGCGGAAAAACTCCAACTCTCCAAAGAGATGGGAGCATTGATTGCCGGAGTGAGTATCGCAGCCTTCCCTTACGGCGCAGATGTAATCAGCAAACTTTCCGGCATCAGGGACTTCTTCATTACATTATTCTTCGTAGCTCTAGGGATGAAAATCCAAGCTCCGAGTGCAAGCGACTTAGGTCTCGCATTCTTAGCTGTCGGATTCGTTTTAGTGAGCCGAGTTTTGATCATTGCTCCGACTGTGTTCTTCTCCGGCAAAGGTTTAAGAGCTGGAATTGTTGCAGGTCTAAACTTAGCGCAAATTTCGGAATTTTCCTTGGTGATCTTGGCGCTCGGAGTGCAAAAGGAACATATTGGAAAAGATCTGCAAGCGATCGTTCTTACTTCTATGATCATCGCTTCTATCATCTCCACTTATGTAATTTTATTTAACGATAAGATCGCAAGAGGGATTATCTCCTTCTTATCCATCTTTGGGGTGAAGGAAAACAAAGAACCTTTAGAATCCCAAGTGACTGGAGAAACCAAAAGAGATATCGTAGTGTTAGGATATTTCAGAATTGCCCAAGGTTTGATCGATGGAATAGAAGATGATAAACCTTCTTGGTTAAAAAGAATGTTGGTCGTGGATTTTAATCCAATCTATAGACAAACTCTGGAATCTAAGGGAATCCGTTGGGCGTATGGAGATTTAGCAAATCCGGAAAGCCTTCATCATTTGGGAATAGAAGAAGCAAGATACATTGTATGTACGGTTTCCGATATGATCTTAAAAGGAACGACCAATCGCAGATTACTGGAGTCCTTAAAAAGTATCTGTAGGCATCACCAACCGAAGATCATTCTGACTACGGATGATCCAAAAGAAGCGGAAGTTCTTAGAAATAACGGAGCGGCCCACGTAATCGTTCCTGGCAAAATTTCAGGACTTTCTCTATTCACTGAATTATCAGGAATGGTAGACCAGAATGGAAGCAGCACAATTGCAAAATCTGCAAAGGTGAAACCTAAAAAAACAACGTCGAATAAGAAGAAGGTCAAAAAGACCAAGTAGTTCTTAGGATGATTGTTCGTTCTCCATGTATCAAAATTTGCAATATGGACTATGACACCGGTCTCTGCGAAGGTTGTTATCGCACCCTAGAAGAGATCGGCAGATGGACCATGTATTCTGAGGACGAAAGGAAATCGATCCGGCTTAAAATAGAAGAAAGAAAAATTTCTCTCGGAAAACCTTCTTTTAAAAATCCTTAAATTAGTTCTTCACCAGTTCCAAATATTCTTCTACGATTTCGGTTGCTGATTTTTTCCAATCGAATCTCTTAGAATTTTTTAAACCCACTTTGGTCTTGGAATTTAAAAGTTTAGGAGAGTCCAATAGCCGAACTAAGCCTGTCTCGAAGGATAAGGAATCTTTTGGGTCGAAAAAGAACGCAGTATCTTCTAAAATTTCAGGAAGAACACTTGCGTTAGAAGAATATACAGGGCAGCCACAAGATTGAGCTTCCACAGGGGGAAATCCAAATCCTTCGTATAGTGAAGGATAAACAAGCAATCCTGCCGCTGAATAGAGAGTGGCGAGTTCTTGTTCCGACAAATAAGGAACTAGCTTAATTCTATCTTCCCAACCTTTTGCTTCTTCTGTTAAATAATTAGGAAGTTTTCCACCGGAGCCAGCGATCACCCAATCTGTTTTGATCTTTTTTTCGGACCAAAGTTTTTTAAGAGAACGAAGCACAAATCCTAAATTTTTATGCTCTTTTCCTATCCCAACGCTGAGCAAGTATCCGGATTTCAGTCCATACTGTTTTAGGAACTTCTTCTTTTCTGGATCGCTCTTGGGAGAAAAAGTTTTTGAGTCCAGGCCATTATAGATGGTTCGCATTTGAGATGGAGAAAATGAAAAAACTTCGGTAATATCTTTCGCAGTAAAATCGGAAACAGTGATGATCCTTTTGGCCTTCTTCCTAAGGAATAAAAATACAAGTTTCATATAGACTTGTTTCAAAAAAGAAGAATGGAACTGCTTCATTCTAAACGGAATGATATCGTGAATGGTCACGACAGAACGATCTAGAAATTTTAAAGGAGCATTAAAATGAGGGATATCCAACAGATCGAATTTTTTCATCTCAGGGA is part of the Leptospira neocaledonica genome and harbors:
- a CDS encoding cation:proton antiporter, which codes for MEHHSLTLLVDIALSIIFATLFAIIAKAFKQPLVLGYVIAGLIIGPLFGPFVGGKLTIGYVKSEESIELISEIGLILLLFIIGLEIDLKELARMGKSMFALGVIQFFLGVAAAWFAFRTFFPPAPGNFDLLYFAIALSLSSTMIVVKLLHDKFEISTVAGRLTIGVLVLQDIWAILFMGIQPDLQDPQILNVLGSLVKGIALVAISFVISRYILSRLFLFAASKPELVLITSIAWCFFLCGVAEKLQLSKEMGALIAGVSIAAFPYGADVISKLSGIRDFFITLFFVALGMKIQAPSASDLGLAFLAVGFVLVSRVLIIAPTVFFSGKGLRAGIVAGLNLAQISEFSLVILALGVQKEHIGKDLQAIVLTSMIIASIISTYVILFNDKIARGIISFLSIFGVKENKEPLESQVTGETKRDIVVLGYFRIAQGLIDGIEDDKPSWLKRMLVVDFNPIYRQTLESKGIRWAYGDLANPESLHHLGIEEARYIVCTVSDMILKGTTNRRLLESLKSICRHHQPKIILTTDDPKEAEVLRNNGAAHVIVPGKISGLSLFTELSGMVDQNGSSTIAKSAKVKPKKTTSNKKKVKKTK
- a CDS encoding DUF1289 domain-containing protein, whose amino-acid sequence is MIVRSPCIKICNMDYDTGLCEGCYRTLEEIGRWTMYSEDERKSIRLKIEERKISLGKPSFKNP
- a CDS encoding glycosyltransferase family 4 protein encodes the protein MKPRRIKIGFDARMIAHSGIGSRIKGLLHWLGDIASKKGIQIVLLGNSDLIKKNLSPKVLSTYEILEYNAGIYSFKEWFGIPEMKKFDLLDIPHFNAPLKFLDRSVVTIHDIIPFRMKQFHSSFLKQVYMKLVFLFLRKKAKRIITVSDFTAKDITEVFSFSPSQMRTIYNGLDSKTFSPKSDPEKKKFLKQYGLKSGYLLSVGIGKEHKNLGFVLRSLKKLWSEKKIKTDWVIAGSGGKLPNYLTEEAKGWEDRIKLVPYLSEQELATLYSAAGLLVYPSLYEGFGFPPVEAQSCGCPVYSSNASVLPEILEDTAFFFDPKDSLSFETGLVRLLDSPKLLNSKTKVGLKNSKRFDWKKSATEIVEEYLELVKN